In Armatimonadota bacterium, a genomic segment contains:
- a CDS encoding beta-galactosidase produces the protein MPKIASFTALLLAAAVLCLAQTQKGITTVVLDPPLEVVELQPIELTIRYAVPGAMGVVPLRVELKNLQNIVLKSETANVSGEGQRHFTFTAPGVTEESFITFAIWYGTDWRTPLAPIIHTERIRIMSAGDAAKLAVQKELAQAWLARHPQLSAERKATGILLDDIPGLDSERANRIIAALAARGIEALPLTAEDICNRHILNADNFQTLVLPSARVYPNDGADALGMFLRRGGNLVALETPAFTNPVGMVGGKWMDSAQAQELMSQTRAQKILWDMESGTAQDWGYTGGPGPNAEWDLNSPGADGTGRALHCVVPSFQSWNTIIAPTIEQPFGPGQTLTCFWAKGGPQTRYIAIEWVEKDGSRWIGTVPLSQEWRHYAITPKQFKYWHDSPSQGRGGATDSFNPQNAARFTVGIAMTHTALPGGRHEFWIDQIGTAQSPVGDVTLPEGFDLEPVEMIWPTYKFHPVTTARTVRVSDKQCILQPADLPVYPGLMSVQPRPQGTGYNKNRKWRWIPLIEAFDESGEVCGTPACLIINRTGPCAGSITASFALPAPAYEDPKVLDMVAEVTRRMNAGTFLFEGGAEYYAYFQGESVRLGARTINTETGAVPDCTARVSLQAPDGRAFEATMDAGTGECETLWEPGTFTSRDYQVTCELIADSGEVIDRLTHPLVVWEPSPEPKFMEIRDGDFYLDGRKWYAHGTNYMPSSEIGIEDGEYFEFWMDSQPYDPVVTERDLKRTKAMGMNMVSIFCYYRSISSRNLLDILERCRRHGLMVNLSLRPGTPLDFRWDEMKALIEAYRLKEHDIIFAYDLAWEPVFGNYPMRARWDREWEKWINERYGSVANAEESWGFPVPRVDGKVAQPTDQQLSEEGPHRIMVCAYRRFLDDLLAKKHAIANSLVKSIDPNHFTSFRMSVAGDPTVGASWIAYDFRGLARSVDIMEPEGYGRIGEWDRVRPGMFTADYSRCMAPGKPVMWAEFGYSTWNRDLMEPDPKAEEWAGGFYDRFFRMALESGANGTINWYYPGGYRVNERSDYGIITPDGSWKPVSHSVRNWTQVMTTPRDLPPVDEWILVDRDESVKGLTGVYEAVQERYWQLREAGKRPALRTAGHGMTSDTAPRVAVGNVPYSPGRTPHKYLNAEFDRIEIKNAAGQWQEILDGSEVHVKRGDPVLVRATIGNNGDAAWIARQDFGGVALTCGEANFFLPQNVPSLGTIRIDGFQVCELQEDMDLTFEMSVWPDVPFGEKVDFRLIAD, from the coding sequence ATGCCGAAAATCGCGTCTTTCACAGCTCTGCTGCTCGCAGCCGCAGTCCTCTGCCTCGCGCAAACGCAGAAGGGCATCACGACCGTGGTGCTTGACCCGCCGCTGGAGGTCGTGGAGCTGCAGCCCATTGAACTTACCATCCGGTACGCCGTGCCCGGAGCGATGGGCGTCGTTCCGCTGCGTGTGGAGCTGAAGAACCTTCAGAACATCGTGCTCAAGAGTGAGACGGCCAACGTTTCCGGTGAGGGCCAGCGGCACTTCACATTCACGGCTCCCGGGGTCACCGAGGAGAGCTTTATCACCTTTGCCATCTGGTACGGGACCGACTGGCGCACTCCGCTTGCGCCCATCATTCACACGGAGCGGATCAGGATCATGTCCGCCGGAGACGCCGCGAAGCTTGCGGTCCAGAAGGAGCTCGCCCAGGCGTGGCTCGCACGACACCCGCAGCTGTCGGCCGAGAGGAAGGCCACCGGAATCCTTCTGGATGACATCCCGGGCCTTGACTCTGAACGGGCGAACCGGATCATCGCCGCCCTCGCAGCACGGGGTATCGAGGCACTGCCGTTGACCGCCGAGGACATCTGTAACCGGCACATCCTCAATGCCGACAACTTCCAGACCCTCGTCCTCCCCAGCGCCCGCGTGTACCCCAATGACGGCGCCGATGCGCTGGGCATGTTCCTGCGAAGAGGCGGAAACCTCGTCGCACTGGAGACGCCGGCATTCACAAATCCCGTGGGCATGGTCGGCGGGAAATGGATGGACTCGGCCCAGGCCCAGGAGCTCATGAGCCAAACCCGGGCGCAGAAGATCCTCTGGGACATGGAATCGGGCACTGCGCAGGACTGGGGATACACGGGAGGGCCCGGACCCAACGCGGAGTGGGATCTGAACTCGCCCGGCGCGGACGGCACCGGCAGGGCGCTGCACTGTGTGGTGCCCAGCTTCCAGAGCTGGAACACCATCATCGCCCCCACCATTGAGCAACCTTTCGGGCCCGGCCAGACCCTCACCTGTTTCTGGGCCAAAGGCGGTCCCCAGACCCGGTACATCGCCATCGAATGGGTAGAGAAGGACGGGTCACGCTGGATCGGCACTGTTCCCCTGTCTCAGGAATGGCGTCATTACGCCATAACACCGAAGCAGTTCAAGTACTGGCACGACAGCCCCAGCCAGGGACGTGGAGGGGCCACCGACAGCTTCAACCCGCAGAACGCAGCAAGGTTCACCGTGGGCATCGCAATGACCCATACCGCCCTGCCAGGCGGCAGGCACGAGTTTTGGATCGACCAGATCGGCACCGCGCAGAGCCCCGTGGGTGACGTGACGCTGCCCGAGGGCTTCGACCTGGAACCGGTGGAGATGATCTGGCCCACGTACAAGTTCCACCCGGTCACCACCGCGCGCACAGTCAGGGTCAGCGACAAGCAATGCATCCTGCAGCCTGCTGACCTGCCCGTCTACCCCGGTCTCATGTCAGTTCAGCCGCGCCCGCAGGGCACCGGATATAACAAGAACCGCAAGTGGCGCTGGATCCCCCTCATCGAGGCATTCGACGAGTCAGGCGAAGTCTGCGGCACCCCCGCATGTCTCATTATCAACCGCACCGGGCCCTGCGCAGGCTCAATCACCGCATCTTTCGCCCTCCCCGCGCCGGCCTATGAGGATCCGAAGGTGCTGGATATGGTCGCGGAAGTCACCCGGCGCATGAACGCCGGCACCTTCTTGTTTGAAGGCGGGGCCGAGTACTACGCCTACTTCCAAGGTGAATCGGTAAGACTCGGAGCGCGAACCATCAACACCGAGACCGGAGCGGTACCCGACTGTACCGCGCGTGTCAGCCTCCAAGCGCCGGATGGCAGGGCCTTCGAAGCCACCATGGACGCAGGCACGGGCGAGTGTGAGACCCTGTGGGAACCTGGGACATTCACATCCCGGGATTACCAGGTCACCTGCGAACTCATCGCTGACAGTGGCGAGGTCATCGACCGCCTCACTCACCCCCTTGTGGTCTGGGAGCCTTCCCCGGAGCCGAAGTTCATGGAGATCCGCGACGGGGATTTCTATCTCGACGGCCGGAAGTGGTATGCCCACGGCACCAACTACATGCCCTCCAGCGAAATCGGCATCGAGGACGGCGAGTACTTCGAGTTCTGGATGGACAGCCAGCCTTACGATCCGGTGGTCACCGAGCGTGACCTGAAGCGCACAAAAGCAATGGGCATGAACATGGTCAGCATCTTCTGCTACTACCGGTCCATTAGCAGCCGCAATCTGCTGGACATCCTCGAACGCTGCCGGCGCCACGGGCTCATGGTCAACCTCAGCCTGCGCCCGGGAACCCCGCTGGACTTCCGCTGGGACGAGATGAAGGCCCTGATCGAGGCATACCGCCTCAAGGAGCATGACATCATCTTCGCCTACGATCTGGCCTGGGAGCCAGTTTTCGGCAACTACCCCATGCGAGCGCGGTGGGACAGGGAGTGGGAAAAATGGATCAATGAGCGCTACGGGAGTGTCGCCAATGCCGAAGAAAGCTGGGGCTTTCCCGTGCCCCGCGTGGACGGAAAAGTTGCCCAGCCCACAGACCAGCAACTATCCGAAGAGGGGCCGCACCGGATCATGGTCTGCGCCTACAGGCGATTCCTGGACGACCTGCTGGCGAAGAAGCACGCCATCGCCAATAGCCTCGTGAAGAGCATCGATCCCAACCACTTCACCAGCTTCCGCATGAGCGTTGCCGGCGACCCCACCGTGGGTGCGTCCTGGATCGCCTACGACTTCAGGGGCCTGGCGCGCAGTGTGGATATCATGGAACCCGAGGGCTACGGGCGCATCGGCGAATGGGATCGGGTGCGGCCGGGGATGTTCACCGCCGACTACTCGCGCTGCATGGCCCCGGGCAAGCCGGTGATGTGGGCCGAGTTCGGCTATTCCACCTGGAACCGCGACCTCATGGAACCCGACCCCAAGGCAGAAGAATGGGCCGGCGGTTTCTATGACCGATTCTTCCGCATGGCCCTGGAGTCCGGCGCGAACGGCACCATCAACTGGTATTACCCCGGCGGCTATCGAGTCAATGAGCGCAGCGACTACGGGATCATCACCCCGGATGGAAGTTGGAAGCCGGTGAGCCACTCCGTCCGCAACTGGACCCAGGTCATGACGACTCCCCGCGATCTGCCGCCTGTGGACGAGTGGATCCTGGTAGACCGCGATGAGAGCGTGAAGGGACTGACAGGCGTGTATGAAGCTGTTCAGGAGCGCTACTGGCAGCTGCGCGAAGCCGGAAAGCGACCCGCGCTTCGCACCGCCGGGCACGGAATGACCAGCGACACTGCTCCCCGGGTCGCCGTGGGCAATGTTCCATACTCACCCGGGCGCACGCCCCACAAGTACCTGAACGCGGAGTTCGATCGCATCGAGATCAAGAACGCCGCAGGCCAGTGGCAGGAGATCCTCGACGGCTCTGAAGTCCACGTCAAGCGCGGAGATCCGGTGCTGGTGCGGGCGACCATCGGCAATAACGGCGACGCAGCCTGGATCGCTCGGCAGGATTTCGGCGGTGTGGCCCTCACCTGCGGTGAAGCCAACTTCTTCCTTCCCCAGAATGTGCCCTCACTCGGGACCATCCGGATCGACGGCTTCCAGGTCTGCGAACTGCAGGAAGACATGGACCTGACCTTCGAGATGAGCGTCTGGCCGGACGTGCCTTTCGGGGAAAAGGTGGATTTCAGGCTGATCGCGGACTGA
- a CDS encoding diacylglycerol kinase family lipid kinase, with product MTQRAIIIANPAARGIANRPGAITEVADRLRRDGISADVLLTKGPSHAASAAREAAEKGLDLVVVAGGDGTINEAVQGLAGTDTALGIVPLGTGNVLAWYMGLEREDIPGACRVITQGARREIDLGRLNGRYFINMAGIGLDAQVAADVDPTIKRSMGRLGFIWQFIVTLVVRRPWPFDVRVDNQHVSGRLWSVIICNTPVYTWRVSMAKTAHPADGLLDIVLVHRCTRGQLLEDLSAMFLHSNSAADSEHMQVIRGRHLEVRSLPDAPWQVEGEVGGWTPVVCDVAPLALRLAVPPDLWE from the coding sequence ATGACCCAGCGCGCCATCATCATCGCCAATCCAGCAGCCCGCGGGATCGCTAACCGTCCTGGTGCCATCACCGAGGTTGCCGATCGCCTGCGGCGTGACGGAATCAGCGCCGACGTCCTCCTGACAAAGGGGCCTTCTCACGCGGCCTCCGCAGCCCGGGAAGCCGCTGAGAAGGGCCTTGATCTCGTGGTGGTCGCCGGCGGGGACGGCACCATCAACGAGGCCGTTCAGGGTCTCGCCGGCACCGACACCGCTCTGGGCATCGTTCCCCTGGGAACCGGCAACGTCCTGGCCTGGTACATGGGGCTCGAGCGTGAGGACATTCCGGGCGCCTGCCGCGTGATCACTCAGGGCGCACGGCGAGAGATCGATCTCGGGCGTCTGAACGGCCGCTATTTTATCAACATGGCGGGCATCGGCCTGGACGCCCAGGTCGCGGCGGATGTGGACCCCACGATCAAGCGGTCCATGGGCCGCCTGGGATTCATCTGGCAGTTCATAGTCACCCTGGTCGTCCGTCGGCCCTGGCCCTTCGATGTGCGCGTTGACAACCAGCATGTCTCCGGCAGACTCTGGTCGGTGATCATCTGCAATACCCCGGTGTACACGTGGCGCGTATCCATGGCTAAGACCGCACATCCGGCTGACGGCCTCCTGGACATCGTGCTTGTCCACAGGTGCACCCGCGGGCAACTGCTGGAAGACCTGTCGGCCATGTTTCTGCACAGCAACTCAGCCGCGGATTCTGAGCACATGCAGGTTATCCGTGGGCGGCATCTCGAAGTCCGCAGCCTCCCCGACGCCCCATGGCAGGTGGAAGGCGAAGTCGGTGGCTGGACGCCCGTGGTCTGCGATGTGGCGCCACTAGCATTGAGACTCGCGGTCCCGCCGGACCTGTGGGAGTAA